Proteins found in one Malassezia vespertilionis chromosome 5, complete sequence genomic segment:
- a CDS encoding uncharacterized protein (COG:S; EggNog:ENOG503NW3T), translating into MHDATETRGCEDREQLAAFRAWVDKVGKRRVNTIEDLCDGAALFELLSAAAPEHFHTPKRVSLDALHRTCVRYYRDELGSEVPPINAKAASRKASYSAPDLAQLLRLVLGVIVKSEQSDAQIKAMQELEYAHQMILKQTIESVLAWLDTSSPAGENVPHDPDALAAVRRALAKSNEKVSRTQDQLTSAEALVQQLDSEKQEAIRSLRAAERECGQLRAQLDIYQRDAVQEPALEKEQTHREPLQRQLAALQEENTRLAATAENMHITPRADDFLLRDLEEQVERHAQENEAWEQRYTALDREHKSRKVQLDSIAQQMQKLDVNDETSLDAVLAEITAMRNNAKSKEKEAQTLLRRLGKKLGANASKPPKELKPILDLLAESFQLEDVVIQRVHDCWSEANKRHAQSTAPSMQPDARVEALQRERDALKQEQRLIASAFHMLSQRVYRDRSWDQVMAPEQTARWETHSTPAPLSNMSWLAQQRGALANAFHFNRG; encoded by the exons ATGCACGACGCAACAGAGACGCGTGGCTGCGAGGatcgcgagcagctcgctgcgTTTCGTGCGTGGGTGGATAAAGTGGGAAAACGCCGCGTGAATACAATCGAGGATTTGTGCgatggcgctgcgctaTTTGAGCTACTTTCAGCCGC cgcgccggagcATTTTCACACCCCGAAACGCGTCTcgctggacgcgctgcaccggACCTGCGTGCGGTATTACAGGGACGAGCTTGGAAGCGAGGTGCCTCCGATCAATGCCAAGGCAGCGAGTCGCAAAGCGTCGTATTCTGCTCCGGACCTTGCACAGCTCCTGCGGCTTGTTCTGGGCGTGATTGTGAAGAGCGAGCAGAGTGATGCCCAGATCAAGGCAATGCAGGAGCTCGAGTATGCGCACCAAATGATACTCAAGCAGACAATTGAGTCCGTGCTTGCATGGCTCGACACGTCGAGCCCGGCAGGAGAGAATGTACCACACGATCCAGACGCGTTggctgctgtgcgtcgTGCACTGGCCAAGTCCAATGAAAAGGTGTCTCGCACGCAGGACCAGCTTACGAGCGCAGAGGCACTTGTACAACAGCTGGACTCGGAAAAGCAGGAGGCG ATTCGATCCCTGCGCGCGGCCGAGCGCGAGTGCGgccagctgcgtgcgcagctcgacatataccagcgcgacgctgtgcaggagccggcgctggaaaaggAGCAAACTCACCGCGAGcctttgcagcgccagcttgcggcgctgcaggaagAAAATACGCGGCTCGCTGCCACGGCAGAAAACATGCACATAACGCCTCGCGCAGACGACTTCCTTCTCCGCGACTTGGAGGAGCAGGTAGAGCGGCACGCACAGGAAAATGAAGCGTGGGAGCAGCGGTACACTGCCCTCGATCGTGAACACAAGTCACGCAAGGTGCAGCTGGACAGCATCGCACAGCAGATGCAAAAGCTCGACGTGAACGACGAGACGAGTTTGGACGCCGTCTTGGCCGAGATCACCGCGATGCGGAATAACGCAAAATCAAAagaaaaagaggcgca AACATTGCTACGGAGGCTGGGCAAGAAgctcggcgcaaacgcgagCAAGCCGCCGAAAGAACTCAAGCCCATCCTCGACCTGCTTGCCGAATCGTTTCAGCTGGAAGACGTCGTCATACAGCGCGTGCATGACTGCTGGTCGGAAGCCAACAAGCGCCACGCAcagagcaccgcgccgagcatgcaACCCGACGCCCGAgtcgaagcgctgcagcgcgagcgcgacgcgctgaAACAGGAGCAAAGGCTCATTGCGTCTGCGTTCCACATGCTGAGCCAGCGTGTATACCGAGATAGGAGCTGGGACCAAGTGATGGCGCCCGAGCAGACGGCGCGTTGGGAAACACACAGCACCCCAGCGCCCCTTTCAAACATGTCGTGGCTCGCACAGCAacgaggcgcgcttgcaaatGCGTTTCATTTCAATCGTGGGTGA
- a CDS encoding HECT-type E3 ubiquitin transferase (COG:K; COG:O; TransMembrane:1 (i383-407o); EggNog:ENOG503NWC2), giving the protein MKITKTPKRKPEVFAEVASLCARVAQASDAELADVLLGVQQWEWPRGDLYTWTGVLNRFDALLEEVCTTHSFDPLQSGAFSPDSKHLLLSILHFSLLLLENCMNRKLYASYEWLDKLLATSDWDVLRAVLHLLLLPAQQYSGSGNPRHELPVRRARLAALATVWPPRDAGIGFLPVASESAPPLPAALQTVHTHYYRRRSVKTGDAPGTPAKEGLVRVQIDLHSDPRTPTEIVEATPDRAFMSHDELFELYQKVRVTLAYSHPHTRRQSLVCRLLAMACFSHTMNDAMANARLFLVEPNLIPRLVDLVEPRLGLDGWIQSAALYALESMAHFRHRLQEILAALNASVSHGVLLQSLGVVTEKLCALSEPDAKLAVYVDSLMTLVAYLVTTVTGSTMIVGAGLMPYLIELAKLGQSPHFLAQRTASRAVGLLDNLMFAYPPSFAPFLDAKGPDEMVSCVQIMATHGSTLHAPLAFGQTTFLRNILKMFMHLMAMPGTGDGLRTLVDTSLLDSIRVIMEHRTVFGPQVLSLAVSIMATFVHNEPTLLTIIQEKGLSHVFIQLVLSDTEPNFELITAITTAIGALCLNTAGLEQVAATPLVANLLGILHSPRHQKILLDRDNANAFGASIDELVRHHPSLNAGLQGGIADAMHHAHKEAQQFTPPADEAERAHYVLLPVDQAAPIALHPTIRVQDVKLDEPDNFLSDAIPREINPAVAQFDVVCRFLEGLFRTPQHCKAFIECDGLAHILRFYSTPCLTYNFAASSPADSFVTLLRQMTDISPGSVIVALLREIHASIAPMAPFTQGDTQAKSIYATLLAPSADALSEANTIFRTLVSLNVRAHLLSDICQTFSFAGIKLPLQFLQTLNDGGSNVVGLQPLSDLHRACAFENFLLKAAVADAQPGEGTPLARNITAVSYLASQIPISLRAFFAETVRMLNPRRTVEVAYRPAAMKTAADVGTILHKLVLLRATPNAINNTAELAYELQVVHGLLFGERAPTMHVQTIVLVSFDREGGIDALFARLYELLTILQHHTPLHVDEASITGHANHALRIGLDIVYRLVNARSLIESQHTAVLQQRDMNEPFDPRYMLISLRAKSFAFLRTLWDAPWLAQLPLPTIRLLSDGLLVVLKADSEVAPRRAEEPPGAGNTSLLSSAFGSFPRRTSPLGMRERQVAVDETRVEQLVEMGFSRGSARRALQRTHNNISAATEHIFQHPELADERDELPNVEADASEEMDEDGAHDAANPLAMLAPYILANANEPEAKQHPEKETLDRARDTFKQHMFARALALADAHEPYVFDVKNIFLFLAKTKDESRKLWEGVVQGVESDVDVFGDAQHFLAVRLHLAAILLAAEEVQVQLAWDMLPSFCQTLTQLVEQQSHAMDRKASWFTPALLCLSIALGMAEEMTEPKLGEEPMPLMPAEHATFLHTMRTALLAPALGFLEAHEKISHDALLGVYRLLVLITREASASASFFAQQGVPMLLAPFQARQQGQASGCQRFAVMVLRHVVEYAGIVDALMQREIHVWVANQFRARNSESASFTRGMAYAVSRDMHAFVRAAEKQVEILDFEEGKNQAYLRLRSTEAPPLDDVSGVEAPVAKVVQHLLTELVRVMNERGGEEEEEEKEKNVLGSAQKSPAAEDVHITVESRGSSTMELGDFSAEAAADSEDTSVEAAESVHPAANAAVEPETPSSPSAPLSEAEARLSYMYFLLQSIAELVSSYVSCKQSFLLFHAKMDDDTRSRSILSIFLHRLVPAGFLKNFPETALRKRMAESNLAMMVLVGLTADPAPAPEARQVPESLVAVRKSVLDHLHRVLRDATLSTEPIELRYGRLYAFSDLCTRLLTAQPHQASTSAMTKQHTEVALHMAKTMLEKNFVTVLTSSLADVDLNMPSVKSLLDAVLRPLEHLTKVAMKMAKSARRIAEEEAEAEQQSSTDLDEGTDASMSTDAFDEDDEEEEATAPDFYRNSSLGMHTGEMEHGAYDDEDVSEEEEEDDMDMEEYDSESGSELSTDEEGLDGDAAHVVEVMDEDSQGSEESQDSDQGSGSEEFDDLYDEALSERDYDYVVEDDEHEQEANDVGDILEAIDGMEAGGVLDENDEESIQEDLFDQDAIDQLELEDDSQWPPLPNHGAAPSWDWIQPGRRGPRPLQAPPVHPSTFFLTGEADAQRPLRDQHEEGSPDAAFHPLLDDPDANEHGPRRNMMHNAGFQDMARNMEMLVGGNTMQVLEMLLHRGAQHGQDANIRIEMPQNGRGFPRMHITNLGEGPARPAQPRRRTSDMVAEAHRFTVLPTNLRWAEEARLAHGLCTNEYAESVRHHLINALLPAYRERKRSETSARHENEQALQKTKDMRDETAKQLSDSKRKLQALEDAGDAPQRTDAQPSAPSDAPRVTVSVHGETVDLTDTGIDPTFLEALPDELREEALLGQQPGTRLSDAPMIAPDFLNVLPAALRREIAAAGTGSSGDGEASRPAPAPAPAREPTSLPSTPKPKGDLPRDTIQLLDGAGIATLVRLLYFPQPVARSSLLHKVLSHLSENGKTRAELLQLLLMVLSEGTGNTSAVDRSFSAMSSKAARALSTPQRTPKRALPCARQSAPLSLIGEEAPHLIAARTIETLSSLVHANDHVALFFLTDDIRGKRRGKGEVRTPVNVLLTLLEKDSILSSVQLVDALIALLNAVTRPLSAARKDEGAMLGATLGGQYHSAEVAPVPAEHLSDIVRPLRTAMSSRGFQNTLSVAAHLARLRGARDVLSDALQQEANAASALLVTDLDVLIQSLPPAAAQAASPPRMPSSPLAKLASPTSAQARFLRCLRALDYLYMGK; this is encoded by the coding sequence ATGAAGATTACAAAGACGCCGAAGCGAAAACCCGAGGTTTTCGCGGAGGTCGCTTCGTTATGTGCGCGGGTGGCACAGGCTTCCGATGCGGAGCTCGCTGATGTGTTGCTTGGTGTGCAGCAATGGGAATGGCCGCGCGGGGATTTGTATACGTGGACGGGCGTGCTGAACCGGTTCGATGCGCTCTTGGAAGAAGTGTGTACCACGCATAGCTTCGATCCACTGCAGAGCGGTGCGTTTTCACCGGATAGCAAGCACCTTCTTCTCAGCATCTTGCACTTTTCCCTCCTGTTGCTGGAGAACTGTATGAATCGGAAACTGTACGCGTCGTACGAATGGCTCGACAAACTTTTGGCCACGAGCGACTGGGACGTGCtccgcgctgtgctgcatctgctgctgcttccTGCACAGCAGTACAGCGGCTCGGGCAACCCACGCCACGAGCTtccggtgcgccgcgcgcggctcgcagcgctcgccacCGTATGGCCGCCACGCGATGCTGGCATAGGCTTCTTGCCAGTTGCCTCAgagtctgcgccgccgcttccagccgcgctgcagaccGTGCATACCCACTACTACCGACGACGGAGCGTGAAAacgggcgatgcgcctgGGACGCCGGCCAAAGAAGGCCTTGTGCGCGTCCAGATCGATCTCCATAGCGACCCTCGCACGCCCACCGAGATCGTCGAGGCGACGCCAGACCGTGCGTTTATGTCGCACGACGAGCTTTTTGAGCTGTACCAAAAGGTGCGTGTCACGTTGGCCTACAGCCATCCGCACACACGCCGCCAGAGCCTTGTGTGCCGCCTGCTTGCCATGGCGTGCTTCTCGCACACGATGAACGACGCCATGGCAAacgcgcgcctctttttgGTGGAGCCAAATTTGATTCCCCGCCTCGTCGACCTCGTCGAGCCGCGCCTGGGCCTGGACGGCTGGATccaaagcgcggcgctctaTGCGCTCGAGAGCATGGCGCACTTTCGGCACCGGCTCCAAGAGATTCTAGCGGCCCTGAATGCATCTGTCAGCCACGGCGTCCTGCTGCAGAGTCTCGGGGTGGTGACCGAAAAGCTCTGCGCGCTGTCCGAACCCGATGCGAAGCTTGCCGTGTACGTCGACAGCCTCATGACGCTGGTTGCCTACCTCGTCACCACCGTAACCGGAAGTACCATGATCGTGGGCGCCGGTCTGATGCCGTACCTTATcgagctcgccaagctcggaCAGTCGCCGCATTTCctagcgcagcgcacggcgtcgcgcgcggtgGGCTTGCTAGACAATTTGATGTTTGCCTATCCCCCATCTTTTGCGCCGTTTCTCGACGCAAAAGGCCCGGACGAAATGGTGTCCTGCGTTCAGATTATGGCCACGCACGGCAGTACGCTCCACGCACCGCTCGCTTTTGGCCAAACCACGTTTTTGCGCAACATTTTGAAAATGTTTATGCACCTCATGGCCATGCCGGGAACGGGCGATGGGCTGCGCACCCTTGTTGATACCTCCCTCCTGGACTCGATCCGTGTCATTATGGAGCACCGCACCGTGTTTGGCCCCCAAGTGCTTTCGCTCGCCGTGAGCATCATGGCGACGTTTGTGCACAACGAGCCGACGCTATTGACCATCATCCAGGAAAAAGGCCTTTCCCACGTATTTATCCAGCTCGTCCTCTCCGACACAGAGCCGAACTTTGAGCTGATCACCGCGATTACCACGGCCATCGGCGCCTTGTGCCTCAACACTGCGGGTCTCGAGCAGGTGGCTGCGACGCCCCTCGTCGCCAACCTGCTCGGCATCCTCCACTCGCCGCGACACCAAAAAATTTTGCTCGACCGCGACAATGCGAACGCGTTTGGCGCATcgatcgacgagctcgtcCGCCACCACCCCTCGCTGAATGCGGGCCTGCAAGGCGGCATCGCTGACGCGATGCATCACGCACAcaaagaggcgcagcagtTTACGCCGCCCGCCGACGaggcagagcgcgcgcactaTGTCTTGCTCCCGGTAGACCAAGCGGCGCCCATTGCCCTGCACCCTACCATCCGCGTCCAAGACGTAAAGCTCGACGAGCCCGACAATTTCCTCTCGGACGCGATTCCCCGCGAGATCAATCCTGCCGTGGCGCAGTTTGACGTGGTGTGCCGCTTCCTCGAAGGCCTTTtccgcacgccgcagcactGCAAAGCGTTTATCGAGTGCGACGGTCTCGCGCACATCTTGCGCTTTTACTCCACACCCTGCCTCACCTACAACTTTGCCGCATCCTCTCCGGCCGACTCGTTTGTCACCCTGCTGCGGCAGATGACCGACATCAGCCCCGGCTCGGTgatcgtcgcgctcctgcgcgaaATACACGCCTCGATCGCGCCCATGGCGCCATTCACCCAAGGCGACACACAAGCCAAGTCGATCTACGCCACGCTCCTTGCGCCGTCGGCAGACGCACTTTCCGAGGCAAATACCATCTTTCGCACGCTCGTGAGCCTGAATGTGCGCGCACACCTCTTGTCGGATATCTGCCAGACATTCAGCTTCGCCGGCATCAAGCTCCCCCTCCAGTTTTTGCAAACGCTCAACGACGGCGGCAGCAACGTGGTGGGACTGCAGCCCTTGTCCGATTTGCaccgtgcgtgcgcatttGAAAACTTCTTGCTCAAGGCCGCCGTGGCCGACGCGCAGCCTGGCGAAGGgacgccgcttgcgcggaACATCACCGCTGTCAGCTATCTCGCCTCTCAAATCCCCAtctctttgcgcgcatttttcgCCGAAACGGTGCGTATGCTGaatccgcggcgcaccgtcgAAGTGGCATACCGCCCCGCGGCGATGAAAACAGCCGCAGACGTCGGTACCATTTTGCACAAACTCGtgttgctgcgcgcgacgcccaACGCGATAAACAACACTGCCGAGCTTGCCTACGAGCTCCAGGTGGTGCACGGGCTTTTGTTTGGCGAGCGGGCGCCCACGATGCACGTCCAGACCATTGTGCTCGTATCGTTTGACCGCGAAGGCGGCATCGACGCGCTGTTCGCCAGGCTGTACGAGCTCCTCACCATCCTGCAGCACCACACGCCGCTCCATGTCGACGAGGCCAGCATCACGGGCCATGCGAaccatgcgctgcgcatcggccTCGACATTGTCTACCGCCTTGTCAATGCCCGCTCGCTCATCGAGTCGCAGCACACCGCGgttttgcagcagcgcgacatgAACGAGCCCTTCGATCCGCGCTACATGCTTATTTCCCTGCGTGCCAAGTCGTTTGCATTCCTCCGCACGCTGTGGGATGCGCCGTggcttgcacagctgccGCTCCCGACGATCCGTCTGCTGAGCGACGGCTTGCTGGTGGTGCTCAAGGCAGACAGCGAagtggcgccgcgccgcgcggaagAGCCGCCCGGCGCTGGGAACACGTCATTGTTGAGCTCTGCTTTCGGCTCTTTTCCACggcgcacctcgccgcttgggatgcgcgagcgccaagTAGCGGTGGACGAGAcacgcgtcgagcagcttgtcgagATGGGCTTTtcgcgcggcagtgcgcgccgtgctttgcagcgcacgcacaacAACAtcagcgccgccaccgaGCACATTTTCCAGCACCCTGAGCTggccgacgagcgcgacgagctgccCAATGTTGAGGCAGACGCCTCGGAAGAgatggacgaggacggggcgcacgatgcggcgAACCCACTCGCCATGCTCGCTCCATACATACTAGCCAATGCAAACGAGCCCGAGGCGAAGCAGCACCCCGAAAAAGAAACgctggatcgcgcgcgcgacacgtTCAAACAGCACatgtttgcgcgcgcattggcgctcgccgacgcgcaTGAGCCGTACGTATTTGACGTGAAAAACATATTTCTTTTCCTTGCCAAGACCAAGGACGAGTCGCGCAAGCTGTGGGAAGGGGTGGTGCAGGGCGTCGAGTCGGATGTAGACGTGTTTGGGGACGCACAGCATTTCCTTgccgtgcgcctgcacctcGCTGCGATTCTGCTCGCGGCAGAGgaggtgcaggtgcagctTGCTTGGGACATGCTTCCTTCGTTTTGCCAAACGCTCACGCagctggtcgagcagcagtCGCATGCAATGGACCGGAAAGCTTCTTGGTTTACGCCTGCGCTCCTCTGTCTTTCCATCGCGCTCGGTATGGCCGAGGAGATGACAGAGCccaagcttggcgaggaGCCCATGCCGCTCATGCCTGCAGAGCACGCCACGTTTCTGCATACGATGCGCACTGCGCTTCtcgcgccagcgcttgGATTCCTCGAGGCGCACGAAAAGATTTcgcacgatgcgcttctGGGCGTGTACCGTCTCTTGGTGCTGATTACACGCGAGGCGTCTGCCTCCGCGTCGTttttcgcgcagcaaggtGTGCCCATGCTCCTTGCGCCCTTTCAAGCGCGCCAGCAGGGCCAGGCATCGGGCTGTCAGCGATTTGCAGTGAtggtgctgcggcacgtTGTGGAGTACGCTGGTATTGTTGACGCGctcatgcagcgcgagatcCATGTCTGGGTCGCGAATCAGTTCCGCGCACGCAACTCTGAGAGCGCGAGTTTTACGCGCGGGATGGCGTATGCGGTGTCGCGCGACATGCACGCGTTTgtgcgtgctgcagagAAGCAGGTCGAGATTCTTGATTTTGAAGAGGGCAAGAATCAGGCCTACTTGCGGCTGCGCAGTACCGAGGCGCCGCCATTGGACGACGTGTCGGGGGTGGAAGCGCCTGTGGCAAAGGTGGTGCAGCACCTCTTGACCGAGCTTGTGCGTGTGATGAACGAGCGGGGCGgagaggaggaggaggaggagaagGAGAAAAATGTGCTTGGCAGTGCGCAAAAAAGCCCGGCTGCAGAGGATGTGCATATCACGGTGGAATCAAGGGGCTCTTCTACGATGGAACTGGGCGACTTTTCTGCAGAGGCCGCAGCGGATTCTGAGGATACCTCTGTAGAGGCCGCAGAATCCGTGCATCCTGCTGCAAACGCTGCAGTGGAACCAGAAACGCCGTCTTCCCCCTCCGCCCCACTCTCGGAAGCCGAAGCACGTCTCTCGTACATGTACTTTCTCCTCCAGAGTATTGCCGAGCTTGTCTCTTCCTACGTGAGCTGCAAGCAAAGCTTCCTCCTTTTCCATGCCAAGATGGACGACGATACGCGCTCCCGCTCCATCCTCTCCATCTTCTTGCACCGCCTCGTTCCCGCTGGATTCTTGAAAAACTTTCCTGAgacagcgctgcgcaaacgcatGGCCGAGTCGAATCTTGCGATGATGGTCCTTGTTGGCCTCACCGCCGATCCTGCGCCCGCGCCCGAGGCTCGCCAAGTGCCAGAGTCGCTGGTCGCCGTGCGGAAAAGCGTGCTGGACCATTTGCATcgagtgctgcgcgacgcgacaCTCTCCACCGAGCCCATCGAGCTGCGCTACGGCCGCCTCTACGCCTTCTCTGACCTGTGCACCCGGCTCCTCACTGCGCAGCCGCACCAAGCGAGCACCAGCGCCATGACCAAGCAGCACACCGAagttgcgctgcacatggCCAAGACCATGCTCGAGAAAAACTTTGTCACGGTGCTTACCAGCTCGCTCGCCGACGTCGATTTGAACATGCCTTCGGTCAAGTCTCTCCTCGACGCCGTCCTTCGCCCCTTGGAGCACTTGACCAAAGTCGCGATGAAGATGGCCAAgtctgcgcggcgcattgccgaAGAAGAAGCCGAGGCGGAGCAGCAGTCCTCCACGGACCTCGACGAGGGTACAGATGCATCCATGTCCACCGATGCCTTtgacgaggacgacgaggaagaggaggcgACTGCGCCTGATTTCTACCGCAACTCGAGCCTTGGCATGCACACGGGCGAGATGGAACATGGCGcgtacgacgacgaggacgtgagcgaagaggaagaagaggacgaCATGGACATGGAAGAGTACGACTCCGAGTCCGGCTCCGAGCTCAGTACGGACGAGGAAGGCCTCGATggcgatgctgcacacgTCGTCGAAGTCATGGACGAAGACAGCCAAGGGAGCGAGGAGAGCCAAGACAGTGACCAAGGGAGTGGTTCGGAAGAATTCGACGACCTCTACGACGAAGCGCTCTCCGAACGCGACTACGACTACGTGGTCGAAGATGACGAGCACGAGCAAGAGGCCAACGACGTCGGCGACATCCTCGAGGCGATCGACGGCATGGAGGCCGGCGGCGTCCTCGACGAGAACGACGAGGAATCTATCCAGGAGGATTTGTTTGACCAGGACGCCATCGATcagctcgagctcgaggacGACAGCCAGTGGCCTCCCCTCCCCaaccacggcgcagcgccgagctggGACTGGATCCAGCCCGGACGCCGCGGCCCGCGGCCGCTGCAGGCGCCTCCCGTGCACCCGTCCACCTTTTTCCTCACAGGAGAAGccgacgcacagcgcccTCTCCGCGACCAGCACGAAGAGGGCTCGCCTGATGCCGCCTTCCACCCCCTCCTCGACGATCCCGACGCCAACGAGCACgggccgcgccgcaatATGATGCACAATGCGGGCTTCCAggacatggcgcgcaataTGGAGATGCTTGTGGGCGGCAACACCATGCAGGTCCTCGAAATGCtcctgcaccgcggcgcccagcacgGTCAGGACGCAAATATCCGCATCGAAATGCCGCAGAACGGCCGCGGCTTTCCGCGGATGCACATCACCAATCTGGGCGAGGGCCcggcgcgcccggcgcagccgcggcggcgcacgtcggACATGGTCGCcgaagcgcatcgctttACGGTGCTGCCCACCAACCTGCGCTGGGCAGAAGAGGCGCGCCTGGCGCACGGCTTGTGCACCAACGAGTACGCCGAGTCTGTGCGCCACCACCTGATCAATGCACTTTTGCCTGCGTaccgcgagcgcaagcgcagcgagacGAGTGCACGCCACGAAAacgagcaggcgctgcagaaaaCCAAGGATATGCGCGACGAGACTGCGAAGCAGCTCTCGGacagcaagcgcaagctgcaagcgctcgaAGACgctggcgatgcgccgcaacgcaCCGACGCGCAGCCCTCCGCGCCTTctgacgcgccgcgcgtcaCTGTCTCGGTCCACGGCGAAACGGTGGACTTGACCGATACCGGGATCGATCCCACCTTCCTCGAGGCCCTCCccgacgagctgcgcgaagaagcGCTTCTTGGCCAGCAGCCCGGCACACGCTTGAGCGACGCACCGATGATTGCGCCCGACTTTTTAAACGTACTTCccgctgcactgcgccgcgaaatCGCAGCGGCCGGCAccggcagcagcggcgatggAGAAGCATCGCGccctgcgcctgcgcctgcgcctgcgcgcgagccgacgtcgctgccgagcacacCGAAGCCCAAAGGCGATCTTCCGCGCGACACGATTCAACTGCTCGATGGTGCGGGCATTGCCACGCTCGTGCGTCTCCTCTACTTTCCCCAGCccgtcgcgcgctcgtCCCTGCTGCACAAGGTGCTGAGCCACCTTTCAGAGAATGGAAAGACCCGCGCAGAGCTCCTCCAGCTTCTGCTCATGGTTCTCTCGGAAGGCACTGGGAATACCAGTGCGGTAGAccgctctttttccgcgATGAGCTCtaaagcggcgcgtgcgctgagcacgccgcagcgcacgcccaaaCGCGCCCTGCCTTGTGCACGGcagtctgcgccgctctcgcTGATCGGGGaggaagcgccgcatttgattgccgcgcgcaccaTCGAGACGCTCTCGAGCCTTGTGCATGCCAATGACcacgtcgcgctcttcttcctcaCCGACGATATCCGCGGCAAACGACGCGGGAAAGGCGAAGTACGCACGCCGGTGAATGTGCTCTTAACGCTGCTGGAGAAAGACTCGATCCTCTCCAGCGTCCAGCTTGTCGACGCGCTTATCGCGCTCCTCAATGCCGTCACGAGACCGctgagcgctgcgcggaaGGACGAGGGAGCGATGCTTGGTGCTACGTTAGGGGGGCAGTACCACAGCGCAGAAgtcgcgcctgtgccggcAGAGCATCTCAGCGATATTGTGCGGCcactgcgcacggccatgTCCTCGCGTGGGTTCCAGAATACGCTCAGCGTCGCTGCACACCTCGCACGACttcgaggcgcgcgcgacgtgcttagcgatgcgctccagcaagAAGCAAACGCTGCCTCTGCGCTGCTGGTCACCGACTTGGACGTGCTTATCCAGTCGCTGCCgcccgcagcagcgcaggcagcgtcgccgccgcgcatgccTTCCTCGCCGCTGGCCAAGCTCGCAAGTCCAACGAGTGCACAGGCGCGGTTTCTCCGGTGCcttcgcgcgctggactACTTGTACATGGGCAAATAG
- a CDS encoding uncharacterized protein (EggNog:ENOG503P450), whose translation MAGRGAETEERLWSMILDLSAQLTVNKQACDILKQKVDGLQGQAIHAKSGYALRRFNVDLSHETFTSELEKLNAQLAVENTTLSFESKQLGSLLREYELTLETVMSKFRAFSHAAQQYGLDLCAYYETRIERKTHELDEVVQKGQRSEDVALLRLGSLLRDALHVVDGEEEDAESSHCAMEQATEIEQLRAENTMLRSLLGMDTAPEVDEEEYRRVAFDTPAATSERNSDAPAPSGAPIDEVDVGARRTCGAAGMESSAL comes from the coding sequence ATGGCCGGTCGGGGGGCCGAGACAGAGGAGCGGCTCTGGTCCATGATCCTGGACTTGTCTGCGCAGCTGACGGTGAACAAGCAAGCGTGTGATATTTTGAAGCAAAAAGTAGATGGCCTGCAAGGGCAAGCGATCCATGCAAAGAGCGGgtacgcgctgcgccgtttcAATGTCGACCTATCGCACGAGACATTTACCTCGGAGCTGGAAAAGCTGaatgcgcagcttgcggtAGAGAACACGACCCTCTCGTTTGAGTCCAAGCAGCTTGGCTcactgctgcgcgagtACGAGCTGACACTGGAGACGGTGATGAGCAAATTCCGTGCATTCTCCCACGCGGCACAGCAGTATGGACTCGATCTGTGTGCATACTACGAGACGCGCATCGAGCGAAAAACGcacgagctggacgaggtTGTACAGAAAGGGCAGCGGAGCGAAGatgttgcgctgctccgtCTCGGCTCGCTCCTACGCGACGCACTTCACGTCGTCGAtggcgaggaggaggaTGCGGAGAGCAGTCATTGTGCGATGGAGCAAGCGACAGagatcgagcagctgcgtgcagAGAACACGATGCTGCGTTCACTGCTGGGCATGGATACGGCACCGGAGGTGGACGAGGAAGAATATAGGCGCGTCGCATTCGATACGCCCGCTGCGACGAGCGAGCGGAacagcgatgcgcctgcgccgagcggcgcgcccatTGACGAGGtcgacgtcggcgcgcgacggacGTGCGGAGCGGCGGGGATGGAAAGTAGTGCGCTGTAG